Genomic segment of Sebastes fasciatus isolate fSebFas1 chromosome 3, fSebFas1.pri, whole genome shotgun sequence:
ttgtctcagagtgtagttcagtgtgtgtgtgtgtgtgtgtgtgtgtgtgtgtgagtgaatatAGCATCTCCTACTTCTTGTATCACTCAGGGGGTCAGCATTGGTTTCCCCTGGCGATAGCCAATCAGTTCTTGCGTTGCAGTATAAAGAAATAATTGTAATATTCAAGAAACTTCCTCTCCAGTTGGGCTCAGTATTCTGCAAGCTCGTGTGTGGGACAGCTCAACTTGAATACATGTtcgtgtgagagaaagagagtgagagagtttGTATGCATGTTTACTGTCACTGTAACCTGTTATATTTTCATATGGAAACAGATGTGTGACTGGAAAAGAATGGATGGTAGGCAATGCAGAGCATTGGTCACCTGTCAGGCTATAAAGAAGATGGGCAGTGTTATTGTTTTACAATGACAGACTGCTCAACAAACACTTATCACAGCAACTACACATCAGACCGGTCTCAAAtggttaaccctctgagatatatgtttttaatttagaTTATGCGACTAAGCCGAGACAAAATGCTCTTCTTGACTTTGTCCACAAATAAGGAATAGAAGAGAGGCCTTACTATTTGAACCAGGTCTTCCACCCATCACATAACAAATATAGATCCTCTATAGACTAGTTTGTGTTTAAGGCGTCACTCTAAAGGGTAatgatgtaatgtttatagTTTGTGTCACTGATACCCAGCCCAAAGAATGTAAAGGTGTTTTAAAGAGACTAATGGATGTTGTAACTGTTGATTATGGAGAACCTTTGACAGGCTTTGTGATGAAGGAAAACAAGGGGTGTGAAAGAAAATCATGTTTCTCACTACAAGGATCCACATATAGAATCAGAAATGCAATTTTATTTACAGGCTTTGCATCGTAAAAGAAACTTACCATTACGAACTTTCTGTATCTGTTTTTGCAACAATCATTTTTGGTtggaaaaataatttaaaaggtGCTGAAAGATGAGGTGTAGGACAAGACGGCAAggcccctcctcccctccacaCACATCACATTTCCACAACACAATCTGGTTCTAAAGAGTCCTAATCCTAGTATAatactgtacacatacacaAAGTGAAGAACACCAGTATTCAGTGTAAAACGGTGCTATGCTtacctgtactgtatgtatgtatatccCTTCTTCTGCTCTTGAACTGTGCTCCTTTTATCTACCCCAAAgtcaaatgtaataataatcaatattttgaagCAAAATGTTTGCTATTATTATAATCCCCCTCTCCCCTATTGGtcaatttgaaaataaaaacagttgcAAATATTATACGTGACACACGTCTGCCgcaagtttgtttgtgtgttttggtcTGTTATTAACCACGCTACCATTGCAGATCCagggtcagtccaccactttggtccagactaaaatatttcaacaactgtcggatggattgtcatgaaattttgtaAAGATGTCATGAATCCTAATGATTTCGGTGATCCACTaccttttcctctagcgccaccatgaggatgacatttgtggtttgagtgaaatatctcaacaactattggatgaattgccaTTTAAGttttgtgcagacattcatgtcctcCTAACTGTAATAAGTTTAGTGTtccccctgacttttcatctagcgacACAATCGGGTCATAATGTCAAATTGTACCATCCAAATATCTGCAAAGCtaataacattcccatcagccccagCTGTACTGAGGTTGCATCCGAAATTCCAtcctaacatgctatttagtacgctaaaagagtaagtgagatattttagtatgtccgaaaccttagtatgaaaccaatagtacgcaaattgcatattATTTGCGGTGAAATGTTAACAGTATGCAACGCCGGCTGTACACTAcggcaacataaataaataaataaataaataaaccacacTGCAATGTCGTAACAACAACGTTCATAACTATGGCAGAAAGCTCTGCAACGTCAATAACGCTTTAATTTAACTGTAAGaataagatttcactttttttccaaacttaatatattttaaatgaattcagactttgattctcacaaaccctcgttttggtcacatgaggttagCACGGGTTatcatggttacacgtctccaaccgccaaggaggctctcaggatgtgttgacgtaaattactgctcagtgcgtccgaaaagatccatactactgtttattcacacaaaagtgtgTTGAACGATAAACATGTTGAGTacgtagtgcatagtatgcgatttcggacgaagccgaagtgtttagtgctaaataacaaatgttaacatgctaaaatgctaaactAATGATCAACATGACAaacattatagaccttttcaaacttgtcaACATAATCATTCTAAATGgacccctttgtatttcctgttgcaatgttttttaatgcagtagctgataggaagtaaacttggaccaaagctgttgccctagcaacagaatggcaatgaaaaggtctatacctgcaaaacatcaacatgttaacgttgtcaaagagtatagaagcaaagagacgaaactacagccgctgctgccattttggactgaaaaggcttattatatttataatattttattgttcaacacaggctattttggtagaatatgacaatagaatagaaataattgtattttacttttgtacgccGGAACGCTTCACTGGCATGCAGTAGTCCAAAATGGTTGAAAcgtgggcgctgatgttgcaacgGAACGAACAATTGTTTCACATAATTAGGAAAATGACAGATGCATTAAATGGACACTTTCCAGTCGCTTCTACCATCACAGGTACTTTCTTTATTATTACAAGTCAACCAACTGTATCAAAACGGCATGATTCTCAAAACCAGCACACAGAGACTCTCTTCTGGCTCTCAACAATAACTGTCACAATCCAATGCATTcagtattttcttaaaaaaaatctaaaggCACATCTCTATTGTATTTACATTGCATACATGTTGGATATAAATCAAGTAAAAAGAGCACACAGTCAGTCCTAAACACCTGGCCACAGACTTAAACTAAAGCTAAATCTAAAATACATACAGCAATACACCAGTTAGTCTTTTACAAGTCACAGTATTCAAAGCTACAACGCACAGGTGGGAATCAGTGTTTCTGTAACTTTATGGCTTTATGATGTATTAGGAGTTATCGCTTGCATGCCACTTTGCTATGGCTCATttgttataatgtaaaagaGACTTCAGGTCTCTCATCGGAAGGTCTCTTTTATTCAAGCCCTGTTATAACCAGTTATAAGGTAGACTTGCTGACAACTCAGTATTTGTTAATCTGGTGACTCTTGCagtaaattaagatttttaataGTTTGACGTTAAAatgcacttatttgctttcttgcagagttagatgagaagtaTGACTGTCCAAGCAGCAGACACTCCAGTAAATCACTGCCTCCGGACAAGAAATAGTCCCAAACTTAATCCCcattaaaaccacaaattgtcCTTTTTTGGGACAGATTAAACTAACGAGATATagtgtgttcatttgtgaactTTAGAGCTGCTGGTAGACAGATTTTATATCActgttggacagagccaggctagctgtttacccctgtttccagtctttatgctaagctaagctaaacggCTGTTGGCTTTACCTCTAACACACAGATATCTTGTAGGATaggtatcaatcttttcatctaactctctgcaagaaagctgtatttatttatatttcccccaaaaaaagacaaaatattcCTGCAAAAAGGGAGACAGAtctcacacaacaacaaaaaaaaaacagtcaactCATCACAGCACCAACTGTGCTTATCTATTCCTCAGTCAAAGGTCTCTTGTTTTCCCCAAAGCATCTTAAGATGCAATCTAAGGCTGAATGTGAGCCAAACTCCTCCCGCTGCTGATGGGAGATGATGTTGTATCTGATGGGCGGTTAGTGCTGGAGTCTACTTTATATAGACGTGCATCTGAAATACCTACCACAGAGATCAATACAGCAATGGGGAGATTAGATAGAGGCCAATACTGAGAGCCCAGTGCAGGGTcgcatatatacagtatctgtatgtgtgtgtgtgtgtgtgtgtgtgtgtgtgtgtatgtgttgcagGAAGGCCAGCATTTGAGAGTTAGTTTGAGTGAATGTGTTGTTAGTAGTTTATAGAGTGCATTTGGCTCTTGTAGTTTGTGCGATAAAAGGAGAGAATGATCAGGGAGGTAGGGGGGGGGTTGTATGTTttatagcagtgtgtgtgtgtgtgtgtgtgtgtgtgtgtgcgtgtgtttgtgtgtgtgtgtgtgtcagacataGTCCAGGAAGACGTCAGGCGTGCTTTGCAGCAAAGGCTGTGTGGGGGCTGTCGTGCTGCAGACTGAGCTCAGCCTCCGTGACGGCGCCCTCTGCTGATCCGGATGACCTGGAGCGTTGCTCAGTGTCAGGTACACCtgaggaacaacaacaacaacaacatttgtgGTATTTGGATGATTTGATGACACAAAAGAAATAGTCTACTGTAGTGTAATGAGAATAATAACAAGCCAAATCCAAATGTCATATACACGGTATGTGACGTCCATGGTTCGAGTGCGACTGTGGATCTTTATTACACATATTATCTCTTGTGCTCCATTTGTTTCCTGTCTGGATCTCTACACTGTTGTTCTCCAATGAGAACTTTTAAACAAGAAATAACATGTAATTTATAATAATGACAGAGGCTTCATCTACTCACATTCCTGGTATTTTCTGACAGTAGCAGCTCGGTCCTCTCCACCAGTTTCCTGAAGGGCGGCCTTTTCAAAGGATCGTGGTTCCAACAGGACAACATCATGTCATACCTACAGAGGTCAGACTGAGATTAGTTTTTAACAATAAATTTGATGATAATCCTACTAAAATATTTTATACATAAATGTAAATTTAGCAACAAAAAACTTTGTTTTCGTGTTTTCGTGTTTTCGTGTTTTCGTGTTTTCGTGTTTTCGTGAAGGATGTTAAACTATATGGAAAACTAATTTATAATTCGACTAACAAAAAGGCTATTAAAACAAtcttaattttattaatttctgtttgttttataatatttttgtctaGTGTTTTGTACccatgctgttttgttttgttactgtTTTAACTGTATACTGTCCACCGTATACTGATTCtgtattttgtacttttattaaaaaaaaaaaaagtttcaacatggaggaatgagattagtcaattaattgattagctaGAAAATGAATTATCAACTATTTTGACTAatcatttaagtaatttttttcagcaaaaatgccaaacgttCTCTGGTTTCATCTTCTCCAGTGtgatttgctgtttttatcAGATTTTTATGTCCTTGTACACTGaatatttttagatattttactgttggtcgaacaaaacaataaattcgATGACTTCACATTGTACCTTATTcaatatttttgaaaaattattaattgaaactagaattaccgccttgcggttgtgtgcctctgccaaccagtctagttgcagtttacatccatatctgtccaaaatgtcatcacttcatcattttatccgaTGAGacttgtgtgaaattgtcataattagcatagtaattcttgagttatggttCAGTTCATCAgttcaagtggacgtttgtgccagatgtaatacaattccctccaggcgttcctgagatatcacaacaatgggacggacgtgaggtcacagtgactttgacctttaacatttgaccaccaaaatctgatCAGTTCTTGAGTGCAGGTGGACGATTTGCCACATttagaaattccctcaaggtgatcctgagatatcgcgttcataAGACTGGACGTacagacggatggacggacaacccgaaaacgtAATGcgtccggccacggctgtcaccGGCGCAGAGGCATTAAAATGACTGGCAAATGAATCataagttgcagccctatagtTATAATGGGAACACTcactctcacagacacacacttacatCTCGATGGGAGCAAAGTCTGGCCTGGTCATCCTGTGGCCATCTTGAATCATCCTATAAAATACTGAGCCCACCTGCATCCCAGGATACGGGCTGTTACCTGtaacacagacatacagtaagCACACGCTTTAAGTAAAAATCATGGATTCGTATAATGACATTGGTGTCTGGAACTACATTATGTATCATAATCAATATGATTTTGTACATTTAACCCCACTAAGTGATGTTGCTGCTTGGGAGCATCATCAGAGCCTCTAATAAGGCCCCAGTCAGCTCAAATGGACAACACAAATAATGGCTCAGATGCAACAGCACAGCTCTAACTGGAAATGTTACCCAGAGAGAAGATTTCCCAGAGCAGGATGCCGTAGGACCACACGTCACTCTCAAAGGTGTAGACACAGTCGAAAATGCTCTCGGGAGACATCCACTTGACCGGCAGACGAGCCTGCAGGAGGGAGAGCCATGATTACCAGAGCGGTATGGACCATGTTTCCTTGTTTTCAttcttaaagaggacatatcaaGCTCACTTTctggtgcatacttgtattttgggtttctacttgaacatgtttacatgatttaatattccatacacactttatttttctcataccagctatgctgcagcacctcttttcaccctctgtctgaaacgctctgtttgagctcctgccccccccctccccaccatAGCTGGCCCACtctattgtgattggtcaaccgaaccaaactcttcagactctgctcTAGCTCCGCTccaactagctttgtttgaggacgcgccaaactagccgctatgaaggtgttatgcaaatgtgttacttggtgacatcaccacgttacggaagaaaaggccgGACCTTTTACATTAACAAAAaatgatataacacactaaaggaaagggaggaagggagaaagcagaatagatcctctttaaaaacatacaatatCTTTTCTCTAAAATGGTACAAAtcttttaatataatatataattaataagaGTAAAGCTGAGCCAGTGAGCAGGCATATGGCATATTCtgtgcatttctttctttcatatGTAATACTCtgtatactgtaatattttttttctggagctgAAACAGTaagtcgattaatcaattggtgggtcgacagaaaaataaaccagttattttcataaattataaatctttttaatcaatgtaatttttcaagcaaaaatgttaAACTGTACATTAATGCCAGGTAGCATGTTTCTGAGGATTTGCTTCTTTTTCGTCTCATatgattttaattttgttttaatcttTATCTTTTGGAGTGTTgactggacaaaacaagcaattggaaggaaggaaggaaggaagaatggttggaaggaaggaaggaaggaaggatagatggatggaaggatggatggatggatggatggaaggaaagaaggatggaaggatggaaggatggaaggaaggaaggaaggaaggatagATGGAAAGAAGGAAGGTTGGAAGGAAGCAAGGAAggtaggaaggaaggaaggatggaaggaaggaaggaaggaaggatggatggatggatggatggatggatggatggatggatggatggatggatggatggatggatggatggatggatggatggatggatggatggatggatggatggatggaaggaaggaaggaaggatagATGGAAAGAAGGAAGGTTGGAACGAAGCAAGGAAGGTAGGAAGGAAGtaaggatggatggaaggaaggaaggaaggaaggatggatggatggatggatggatggatggatggatggaattaaagaaggaaggaaggatggaaggaaggaaggaaggaaggaaggatagATGGAAAGAAGGAAGGTTGGAAGGAAGCAATGAAGGTAGGAAGGAAGtaaggatggatggaaggaaggaaggaaggatggaaggaaggaaggaaggaaggaaggaaggaaggaaggaaggaaggaaggaaggaaggaaggaaggaaggaaggatggatggatggaaggatggatggatggatggaagaaaggaaggaaggaaggaaggaaggatgcaaGGGCGAAGGGGCAGCGAGAAAATGTGCCAGACAGACTCACGTTGCCTCGGAGCACATAGCTGGCATCAGTGGTGATGTCTCGTGCCAAGCCAAAGTCACAGATCTTCGCCACCCTGCCGTGAGTCAGCAGAATGTTTCTGGCTGCAAGATCCCTGTGGACACactacacacgcacacacacgcacacacgcacacacgcacacacacgcacacacgcacacacacacacacgcacacacacacacacacgcgcacacaaaAGTGAGTATTGACATTGTAACAGGTTCCTGCAGTGAACGAACGACACacagcacacatgcacaaatgaGGCGAGGTGAGTTAAACTCGTTACAATCCTCTCAAACACAAAAGGCAAATTGACAATGCTTTACACAATACATAGATACAGTAAAATGATATATTTggcaaatacaaatacaattaaatcaattaaatgcaAACATATACAAAAGAACAATATAGTTTTAGTACCATTTCAGGGGAAACAATAGTGGACAATAGTGCCTTATTtgataaaagcaacaaaagtGCAGCAAGAGAAACTGAATCAGGAGGGTTTTAATTCAAATTCTATTATTTAAGATTGAAGAGGCTGGCtccttgtgtgtgtgatctAATCTGTAAATGCAGCTTCGCCATGTTCGGTTCTGATTGTACCGGCACTATTACCTCACAGCAGCAATCTACGGCATGTTGGCCCTAAGCCATAGTGTGATTTATAAACTAGCAGCAGCACTTTTAAATCTCTTCTGTAACGACTCTATAAATAAGCAGCACACGGGTCTGTAAAGGCCTTACGTTCTTGGAAGTAATGTATTCCATTCCTTTGGCCACCTGGTAGGAGAAGCTGAGGAGATCTTCGGCGTCCAGGGACAGCTCCTCTACGTCGACTAGATAAAGATTACATCGTCAGACACTTCCACAGTAGGTGAGGAGGCACTCAGTGTGTTGATGAAATGTTCGATAAGAAATGAGGAGTGAGAGACTTTCTACCTGACTGGGAAGACCTCTCTTTCTCAGAGGGACGCATGGGCATGTAGCCTGTACCAGTCACCTCTCcgctgcacgcacacacacacacagacatataaGCATCAAATGTTGGACAAGATAACCATTTTTGCGATTGCAATCACAattttcaacacacacacacatacacaccttgcTGTAGGCTCCGTTTGGTTCGAGACGTTGCGATAGTAACCATCGCCAACTTGGGAGTTTAGGAAGGACTCTCTTTTTCTGCGCAGGAAGTTGAGGAGGTCGCCATAGCAACAGTACTCTGTGATCACCAAAATTGGGCCTGGCAGGATGCagagatgaaaagaaaaccTCACTCGCTGATTTTGAAACCGTATGACAGCGTGCAACaatgaaaagagacacacaaagctCTAATAATGAGCCAAAAGAAGACGGTGTCAGGTTTATACTGTAGGGAACTCATTTTATTTGACTGTTTCAAGGCAGGACACGTGTAGTGCATtcagatatgtgtgtttaaaaGACGATATTATTGTGTTGAACAAATTTGTGTCAATATCTTAAAATGAGGATTTTTCATGCCCAAGTGTTCAGCGTTTCTTTCCTAATGACACACTCATGAATACTTGTGTGTGAATCCAATCTAAATGCTGCATTATAATCAATGCTGAGGTCCAGACAGGTGGATAGTATCGATTCGACTGCATAGTAAATTTGTGACGAGTCAAACTGCATCACGTTTTCATATCGGAGCAGGGTGGTACTGACTTTCCAATATCTGATTTTTAATAAGAGGTCAATATTGGCTGGGCATAGCAGCAAGTCAGCACATCAACCTATTACCATAAAACAAAATCagtcaataaatatataataaacatctAAATGCAAGAgggttatatatataatagtgtcagcaaacaaacaaaatccagACCAAATTTAGCCCCAAAAACACTTGCATGTAAATAAAAAGTGATGAAGCTGCTCCTCTCACCTCCGACAGTGCACGCCCCCAACAGGTTGACAATGTTCACGTGGTTTCCAAGGTAACTGAGCACCTTCAGCTCTGACATCAGCGCCTCCTTCTCCGTAGCATGGGCGTTGGCTGGGATGACATCATCAGAACATTTATAAACTCTTACAGTGTCGCAGGCTGTGTCCGAAATTAAGCAATATATGTAAATGTTATTTTAGCAGCTTGTGTATTGTGTGACTATTGATAACAGTTTGCAAATCACTCGCTACTGCTTGTAAAGCTTAAATGCTGTTAGATGTGAACtacatgtgtttgtgtactacttcgtcagaaatggcggaggccatggaagttaatttttcgatgcataataagttaatatattgttattttagtcgtatattgtttttctttgtaattttataatatgtctgaggaaaatgttgatatttccaacgacctcatctttctcctctgtcattatgcctttgcatttactgcattgtgttacctgcttgctagcttgctaaattgttagcctctgtggttTCAAGATGCCGTCAGTAACGTTAATAGttccgttgcttagcagcggtgttctcatgacttaaccacttgaacgccaagcatatcgtgtacacaccttcccatgttgtaaacatgagctcacgagtttcatttgaaggcaccattacctctcctctctttcactTCCTGCCCTTGTGTGTTTCCCGCCTGTGTCATTACCTCCCCCTCCCCGATTGGTTTCACCTGCTCCTAATCATCCTCACCTGCTCCTAATCATCCTCACCTGCTCCTAATTAGCCTCACCTCCCCAGTGTATTTAGTCGGTGTGTTTCCCTGTCTCTGTGCCAGTTCGTCTTTGTCCCCCGAGACAAGTGTCTCAACCATTTCTAGTATTGGTGTTTCTGGTTTTTATGAACTCTGCCTGTTTCTTTCCTGACCACGTTTTTGCTTTATCCTTGTCGGCTCTGGTTGCCCATTCTGACACCTGCGCTCACCTGCGTACTGAACCTGTTTAGACAAGTAAAGACTGTTTGAGTCGTGCTGTTTTTGCTCTGTGGGTTTTACCCGTCATAACAGAGGGAGAAAACAATGGAGTGGTTTTGGACACAGATAAagagataaaaacacacacacacttacgtTTGAGCATCTTAACAGCAACGGTTGTAACAGTATCGGCAGAGCAGAGTCCGTACGCTGTGGCCCTCACTACCTTTCCAAAAGCTCCAGAGCCCAGAGTTTTACCTgggggaacacacacacacaaacttaattttacaattaatttaagATCCCCACCAGACATGATTTAAGACATTTAATAACTACTCTGCTTTGAATAATATCTGTCATATAGTTTTTCCACGGAAAAATATGATAAACAAATTACATCTGCTTCTTTTCCAACAGATAAATGTGTAAACAATCTTCtagtgtcaaactctgcacGTACATCAAtctgcacagtgaagctcaaacatccaagtgaagtaacagtaagaaaaacatttgtgtGTTTGGGGACTTTAAACGAAATACAATAATAGGGCTGGacaatatggccaaaatcttctatcctgatataggtaatttcatatctctaATGATATACATCACGATACAGCACGTTTTCTGGcaatttaataaatatatatgaaataaccacatagtaaagcctatttttgtatactcctgtgtgaatttaATACTTTACAAATGAAAACTACAGAGTatttgcaaaatgaacataacagttttaagtgaaattatagagaaataagaaataaatataggctTAGTCTGTATTgcgatagaaacaatatagaaaaatatatacgatagacatttttatatatcgTTTTGAAGATATATATCGTcacattgcccagccctactaatGACTACACTAACATGTCTGCAGATGTGCTTTCTCACAcatgtaaacatacagtatagctTCTCAAACGTGGATGCATTCATACCGAATCGTAGTTTCTGTCGAGGAAACTCCCATTTGGAGTCATACGGCAGCTGGGTGGGGTCAATGTATATGTAGTTGTTGCCATGGATACTCTCAATGACCTTCCACTGGATCTGGAACTTTGGTTTCTGTTCAAGTTCGGAGAGGAAATCCGGCATTTATACAGAGAAAGTGACTCAATTTCATATCACTCGATGCACTTTAGTCGTCAGCCTGAGACTGACTGTCAAGACTGATGATCCCACTGCGAATTCATAAACTAGTTCTCAAGGAGTCTGACTCATCTGAGTGCAATAAGAGCAGCATGCTGGGAGGGGgggcacattaaaaaaaataaagcctTTAACTACAGCGTGTCTGCACTCTGAATGGCTGATTGATTCATTTCAAATTCATTAGAACACATTCATATTGATTAAAAGGACATGCAGACACTCTTATCTGCTAAAATATCGTTACCAAAAAACTAGTCTGATCTCGGAAAGAGGCTTCTAACTTTAACATATCGAGATGGAGGCGTGAGTCATTAGTAAATGAGAGTGGGCCTTTTGCCAGCAgccatttatttttctgtaaacTGCATATCAATGGTGGAAGATGTACTTGATTTCACATTGAAGTCTGAGATGCTAAAACGGGGTTTGAATGGGATTGATGGCGACAGATTTATGAGAGATTTATGACCCTACTCTCACTCAGATTAAATGCTATTCTTTCATTGCAGTAATGGTATTGTAATGTGATTTATTTCCTGCCTTACCTGCATGTATTTATAGAGCAGCACCACTAGAATGAGGCTGAGGACGCCGCCAGTGGCTACCATGCCAATTAGAAGAGGAGTGAAGAGTTTATGCGGGACGATGCGTTCtgggaggaaacacacacacacacacacacacacacacaccagagagTAATCAGAAAATACACAACACATCCTCTTCCTCGCCGTTAAGACAGACAGCTGCAGCAgtggtgtttgtttgtgtgtgacatgGATTAGCGAGTCTACACTATATAATCCCAGCCTGCACAGTCAGCATACACTAATCTTATTCAATCTGCACCCAGTAACCACACAACTGGCCTCCGCAGACACACAGGGTCATTGATTGTCTATGAgatatatgtgtttgtgtgtcgtaCCACTGATGGAGAACAGTGTGTAGGCTTCCTCCCCCTCCGTACTCGCCGCCACACACTCCAGGGTGTGATAGTGAGCGTGCTCCTTGCTCACGTTCAGTCGGCTCACCACCTCGCTCCGACCGAAGGCAGACtctgtcaccatggcaacatcCGGAGTCTCCCATTGGGTGGCGTTGGGCAGGTGTGAGCACCTGTTGAGGGGTTATAAAGTTGTTTAAGGTTacattttcctctctttcttctacATCTACAGCAACGTTTAgcacaataaaataattattctcAGCTTCTGCGCATTTTATTTTGGCAATATGTCA
This window contains:
- the kitb gene encoding KIT proto-oncogene, receptor tyrosine kinase b, whose amino-acid sequence is MGCHWVVLASYFVLLPLTVWCQPVISPSGPHVVIPKRGKLELRCRDNGTTTSGVPSRLRWQRERARRLEGEVEEDGVAFVRVSATQAYHMGRYVCVNNSTLEHSSIYVYVKDTQNAFQRTMVNVILVRAGENCTIPCLVTDPEVTLLALETCDGRPLPSGMSYHSNLQRGVIISNVRKEYEGCFVCVGQLAGGKVTSSQYTMDVRLVPEVPPMITLSQKDTVILRRGERFEITCSSANVNPDFSVKWDFPSTAHPGETHTSHILSGSRGYRRATSLLITAVNQSDSGTYRCHADNERGASATALQLDVRDQGFITMLGGPSPIQAEVKEGESLSLRVEFNAYPAPSSLSWSYNGKQLLNTTEHVITIHRRKYRLISELRLVRVLGSEGGIYMFSASHEDTSIDHSFHVYVNSKPVIVAQEGPVDGQVRCVAAGFPVPKISWYFCEMPHTRCSHLPNATQWETPDVAMVTESAFGRSEVVSRLNVSKEHAHYHTLECVAASTEGEEAYTLFSISERIVPHKLFTPLLIGMVATGGVLSLILVVLLYKYMQKPKFQIQWKVIESIHGNNYIYIDPTQLPYDSKWEFPRQKLRFGKTLGSGAFGKVVRATAYGLCSADTVTTVAVKMLKPNAHATEKEALMSELKVLSYLGNHVNIVNLLGACTVGGPILVITEYCCYGDLLNFLRRKRESFLNSQVGDGYYRNVSNQTEPTASGEVTGTGYMPMRPSEKERSSQSVDVEELSLDAEDLLSFSYQVAKGMEYITSKNCVHRDLAARNILLTHGRVAKICDFGLARDITTDASYVLRGNARLPVKWMSPESIFDCVYTFESDVWSYGILLWEIFSLGNSPYPGMQVGSVFYRMIQDGHRMTRPDFAPIEMYDMMLSCWNHDPLKRPPFRKLVERTELLLSENTRNVYLTLSNAPGHPDQQRAPSRRLSSVCSTTAPTQPLLQSTPDVFLDYV